Proteins encoded in a region of the Trypanosoma brucei gambiense DAL972 chromosome 11, complete sequence genome:
- a CDS encoding eukaryotic translation initiation factor 4e,putative, producing the protein MMAESSAKEMEAIQVSAAGDQTAKADDRYVIIDRGVKRHLLNRPWTLWYDSVSTYDCKQWELSLIEVMTVRTVEDFFAMLHYCKPPHVLRVSAQYHFFREGVKPMWEDPNNKAGGKLWVSLDDKTMTDKSGAAGGGKTRKDNGTDADKKPELDTVWENVLIALVGEYLDYGVEGEHIMGVVLTKRKYCNRIALWLKDASDSDAVAAIEKQLVKEAGLLPTTKPIFTAHGASKA; encoded by the coding sequence ATGATGGCTGAATCAAGCGCGAAAGAGATGGAAGCGATTCAGGTTTCCGCGGCTGGCGATCAAACCGCTAAGGCTGATGATCGATATGTTATTATTGACAGGGGCGTTAAGCGACATTTGCTCAATCGCCCGTGGACACTTTGGTATGATTCGGTTTCTACGTATGATTGCAAACAATGGGAGCTTTCTCTTATCGAGGTGATGACGGTACGCACGGTGGAGGATTTCTTCGCGATGCTTCACTACTGTAAACCTCCCCATGTCCTCCGTGTTTCAGCACAGTACCATTTTTTCCGTGAGGGCGTTAAGCCAATGTGGGAGGATCCCAACAACAAAGCTGGTGGGAAGTTGTGGGTGAGCCTCGATGATAAAACCATGACGGACAAGAGTGGAGCTGCAGGTGGCGGAAAGACGAGAAAGGATAATGGTACCGATGCGGATAAGAAACCAGAACTGGACACCGTTTGGGAAAATGTGCTCATAGCTCTGGTAGGTGAGTATCTTGATTATGGTGTGGAGGGAGAACACATTATGGGTGTCGTGTTGACAAAGCGGAAATACTGCAATCGCATTGCGTTGTGGCTAAAAGACGCATCGGACTCCGACGCCGTTGCTGCCATTGAAAAGCAGTTGGTGAAGGAGGCGGGTTTATTACCCACAACGAAACCCATCTTCACAGCCCATGGCGCTAGCAAGGCctaa